CGGAACTGATTGAACTCGATGGGCGCCGAAGTCGGGGTGGAAACGTTGACTTCACCGGGAGCGCGCAGGTACGCGTGGCTTCCCGCAACAAAGAAGTCGCCGATCCGATGGTTCACCAGCGCGGTGCTGGCGTTGATTCGTCCTTTCGGCGAATCGTAATCGAACTGCCACTCAATATCGGTATTACGAGCAGTGCGAATTCGCATGCGCGAAACCAGTGGCGAGAAGCGCCGAGGTTCCGTGAGGAAAGCGATTCCGGTAAGTTCCGCGGTGGTGGTAAACGCGTTTCGCTGCCCGGGAACCAGCGCATTTCCGAATTTCGTGTCGAAGAAATATTCCTGGAACAGCTCCCAGGTGAAGACCTCTCGCACGCCTGCTCCGCAATCCTTCGGCTCTTCCTCGGTGCCCGTCCAGCCACGCTGTTCGAAGCGGCTCGTTTCGGACAACGGCGCGCACTCCACCTTCACGCGGTTGCTCTTTGCGAAAATTCGATTCGTCACGCCGAAGCCGATCTCGTTCGTGTCGGACAAAATGTCGCGCGCATCGAAGCGGATGATGCGGCTGAAGTTATCCACGCCGTTCACGTACCGGTACACGAATTCCGGCTCGATGGTGTGCTTGATCTTGTGATCGAGAATCTGCCTGTCGAACACGCGCGACAGAACCGGCGGCCGTATCTCCAGCGACGTCTCGAATGCGCGCCGATTGATCGCTTCATCGGCCGGAGTACCCACTCCGCTGTCGGGCAGCTTTCGTTGGGTGTAGAAAGTATTGCGAAGCGCGAGCTCAGGCCGGAAGTTCCACCCGCCGATATGAAATGGGATCGCACCGCGCGGAAAGAGATCCATTCGGCCCACGATGTTGTTGGTCACAAATGTTGGCTCGCGTCGCGACACGCCCTGAAGGGCAACGTCGTACGAGATGTACACCGGCGACCGGCCAAGCTTCTGGTCCACCGACGCCAGGTCGATACTGGGGATCCGCAGGATCGTGATCAAATCGCCACGGTTCGTGCTCTGGAAATTCTGGTAACGCGATCCGAGTGCGTTGAAGTAGTAGCCCTTGTAGGCCTTGCTCACGAAAGCCGTCGACTTCACTTCCGAGTTCACGGCTTCGGTAAACGTCTCTGAAAAGGCCTGCCGGAAGACGTACGAACTCAGGTAGTTCAGGTCCGCAACGCCGCGGAAACCAAACTTGAGGGCCGCCTCCGAGGTCATCACGATGTCCTGTCCACCCTGGTTTTGCCTGCTGTCCCCAAACCCGCGGTCCAGCACCCCGAAATAGCGCACGTTGACGTTGGAGAGCTCCGTCGGACGAGCCCGGAACTCGCCGTGCTGCGCCCATCCGCGACGCGACCAGTACTCTGCTCCCACCGTCGCATCCATGCTGCGGTTGATGGCCCAGTAAAACGACTCGCCGAGGATGAACCCCTTGCGCGACGACTGTCCAATCGAGGGAATCAGGAATCCCGACTGACGCCCCAGTCTCTCCACGGGAAGGCTGGCGAATGGGAAGTAAAAGATCGGTATTTTGGCGAGCCGAAAGGTTGAATGATAAAGCTTCGCGTTCTCGCCGATGACCACGTCGATCTTTTCGGCGTTGAAGGTCCACTTGGGATTCTCGAGCGTGCAGGAGGTCACTGTTCCGCCATGCACAATGATGCGGTTGCGCCCGGCCTTCTCCACCACTTTCCCCGAGAACGCAAATGGATTGGACGACGTCAGCAGGACGTGGCGTCCGCGTACGCGTGCTCCGGTCGTGCCCACCACGTCGTAGAACTTGCCGGTCTCTTTTTGGGCGTTGTAGGTGGCGCGAGTTCCCTTGATGTGCAGGTCGTTAGGGCCGCCATTGAAGTCGAGATTGCCGGAAGCCGTGATGTCGCCCGTGGTGGAGTTGTAGGTGATCTCGTCGGCGCGAATCTCGAATTCACGAAAAGTAATGTGCACATGGCCGCGCAGATTGTAGATTTCGCCGATCTTCTCCTGCTGGTCGGCTTCGATCGTAACCTCTTCACTTGGAAGCGGTTGCGCGGGACGCAACTGGCTGGTTACTAGGCAAGGCCAGACAAGCAAATGACAAAGCAGCATGGCCGTGATAAAGATTCTGTTGCGGACAGTCATCAGCGCGTAATGTGTGCCAAAAAGGGCAAGGTACCACGTCCGGCGCACGATGGGAAATTGCGTCCCAGGTTCAGCCCGATGACTGACGCTGCTCTCGGCGTTCTTCCAATTTGCGATGTCCTGCCCGATTTGTGGCGAGCGCTGCCGCTGTGCCGAGCCACGTTCCTTCGTGTCTCGCACCACCACCCTCGACGACTTTGAACCGTACGAAGACACGGAAGATCAGTTTGCCTCCAGTGTCGCCGGCCATCATGAAACCGAGGACGACGACGCAGAACAGGAAATTGTGGCCAGCACCCTCGAATCAGCGCGCGCGCGATATCGTTACATCCCGGTAGAGAACTTGCCTAACGACCTCCCTTCCTCGACCTCATCTGCTGAGAACGAAGCCTGGAAAAACGAAGTCGCTTCCTGCCTGCAAAGCTACAAGGCGAAGCGACGCAAGAGCTTGGGCGATGAAAGCCTGAGCTTCAACTTCGAATCCACCGCCGGCAATCACGTTTTTCTCAGGCCGGAGCACGAACCAGAGCCGGAGCCCGAACCAACTCCCGCCCCCGTTTATCAGGAACCCGAACCACCGGCGCCGTTTTACGCACACAACGTGGCCACTGCGCCAGCCTACGAGCCCCCGACCGAACCCATGGAAGAATCGACACCGTACGCGCAGGGAAACTTCTTCGAGCCGGAAATGCCGGCGCCGAAACAGGCTCCAGAAACCGCCAAGCTCATCGTTTTCCCTCGTCCCCCTGCCATGCGGGAAGTGTCACGGGACGAGTTGGCCGAGCCAGTTTTTGACAGACCCCGCATCCTCGATGCTCCGGAAGCCGTCGAGACCGTTGCTGTTCCTCTTGCGGATATCACGCTGCGGCCTGAGGCTCCGGATGACCCGTGTGTTCCCTATATCGAACCGCTGCTGGAACTGCCGTATAGGGTTGCGCCAACGGTTCAGCGTGTCTCAGCCGAGGCCGTGGACACATTACTCGTGCTCGTGGCCAGCGGCCTGTTCGCCATCATCCTTGGGCAGATGAACGCCCAGGTCCTGATGCAGGACAAGAAAACCATGCTGGGCCTGCTGGTCGTGATTCCGGCGGCATTCTGGGCAATCTACAAGTACGTCTTCTTTGTGTTTGCGGGCGCTACTCCCGGTATGCAGATGACCCGCATGCACCTGGTCGCCTTCGACGGCAATTTCCCCAGCAAGAATGCACGGCGAAACCGTGCGCTCTCCATGCTCGTTTCCATCTTCCCCTTCGGATTGGGGTTGCTTTGGTCCTTTGTGGACCAGGAGAGACTCTGCTGGCACGACCGAATCTCCCGCACCTACATGACTTCGCACTGAAACTGGGGCAGCACGGGACAAATTGGCGCCATCCCACTACTCGGGACGAACCTGTCCGGAGGTGGAACGTGTTGCTGATTCTTCTGATCGTGCTGATTCTGGTGATTGCCGCCGCGCCCGCGTGGCCCTATAGCCGCGGATGGGGCTACTATCCGAGTGGCGGGCTCGGATTGATCCTCATCATTCTGCTGATTCTGCTGCTCATGCGGGGCGTCTAGCACCCCGCTTACTCGAAGCGGAGCGCCGTGATTGGATCGAGTCGCGACGCCTTCAGCGCCGGATAGAACCCGAAGAATACCCCGACGAACGTCGCGAACAGAGCGGCGACTGCGACCGCCTGCGGCGAAATCGACATCGGCCATTCCAGGGTGTTTCCAATCACGAAGGAACCAACCACGCCGGCAAGAACGCCGATCAGGCCGCCAAAGAGGCTGAGCATCACCGCCTCACCCAGGAACTGAAGCTGCACGTCGGTTTCTGTCGCTCCCACCGACATTCGCACCCCAATCTCCCGGGTGCGCTCGGTAACCGATACGAGCATCACGTTCATGATGCCGATGCCGCCCACCAGCAGCGCCACCGACGCAATCGCCACCAGCAGGAGCGAGAATGTCTCACTTGCCTGCAACCGGGTTTGGATCACTTCGTCCGGCCTGCGAACGTTGAAGTCGTCATCCTCGCCGGGGTGGATTCGGTGCCGCTCGCGTAGAAGCCCTGTGATTTGGTCGATTGCCGGATTAATCGCTTCCTGCGAGACGGCCGAGCACATGATGTCGTCGACCCACGAGATGCCCTTCAGCCGTTTTTGCGCCGTGGTATAGGGCAGGAGGAGGGTGTCGTCCTGGTCTTGCCCGCCTCCCGACTGTCCTTTCGCGAGCAAAACGCCCACAACGCGGCAAGGCATGTTGCCGAGTCGAACAGTCTTGCCGATCGGGTTCTCACCCGGAAAGAGCTGTTCGTTGATGGTGTTTCCGAGCACGCAAACGGTCGCAGCATGGTCCACGTCGCTTTGTGTGAATGGGACTCCCTGCGCGACTTCCCAGCGTTTGATCTGGAAGTACTCGGGCGATACGCCGCGATAGCGGGTGGCCCAGTTGCGGTTTCCGTAAACGATCTGGGTGGTAGCGTCCACCTGGGGAGAGACGGCCTTTATCAACCGAATCTGCTTCTGGATCGCCCGTGCGTCTTCGGCAGTGAGAGTCTTGGTGCCGTGACTTCCCGTCCGGATGCCATTCGGTGCGCGAGAACCTGCTTCGATCCATACGAAGTTGTCTCCGAGATTGTCGAGTTGCTTTTGCACCTGCTCGGATCCGGCCTGGCCGATGGCCACCACGCAAATGACCGCGCCGATCCCTATGGTGATTCCAAGCACAGTTAGGGTGCTGCGCATCTTGTTACGGAGGAGTGCGCGAAGAGCTTCGCGGACAATGATCTGCAACCACATGGCCCACGGAAAATCTTACTACCTCAATTGCCGCTCTGGGCGCAATTTCCAGCAGGTTAGACGGCGGACATCTTTCACCGAAGAAGCGGCTTGGCAATCTGTGATTCACATCCTGACAAACCCGCCATGGGCGGACTACACTAGATGGTTTGGGAGTATTGCATCGTCGCAGCCTGTCGGTGCCTGCTCCCGCGCCCAATCCCGCATAAAGGCGTAATCATGAACAATTCATTTGGCAGCCGCTCTACCCTCCGCGTTGGCAGCAAGGAATACGAAATCTTCCGGCTCGATGCTCTCGACAAAGCCGGACACAAGACTACCCAGCTTCCCTATACGCACCGCATCCTGCTTGAGAACCTGCTTCGCAACGAAGACGGACGCAACGTAAAGCGCGACGACATTCTTGCGCTCGCAAATTGGGATCCCAAAGCGGTTCCCGACAAGGAAATTCAGTTCTCCCCGTCGCGGGTGCTGATGCAGGATTTCACCGGCGTTCCCGCAGTCGTTGACCTCGCCGCGATGCGTGACGCTGTCCGCGCTCTGGGCGGCAATCCTTCTCTGATTAATCCGATTCAGCCTGCTGAACTGGTCATCGACCACTCCGTGCAAGTCGATGAGTTCGGATCCTCGAAGGCTTTCGACCTAAACGCTGAGCTTGAATTCCTTCGCAACAAGGAACGCTATGCCTTCCTGCGCTGGGGCCAGACGGCGTTCCAGAACTTCGCCATCGTGCCACCGGATACCGGTATCGTTCACCAGGTGAATCTCGAATACCTGGCGCGGGTGGTCTTCGTGAACCCGAAGGGTCAGGCCTATCCCGACACGCTCGTCGGCACCGACTCGCATACCACCATGATCAATGGACTCGGCGTACTCGGGTGGGGCGTCGGCGGTATTGAAGCCGAGGCCGCCATGCTCAATCAGCCAGTCAGTATGCTGATTCCGCAGGTTGTCGGTGTTCGCTTGAGCGGAAAGCTGCGTGAAGGCTCCACCGCCACGGACCTCGTCCTCACTGTCACGGAAATGCTTCGCAAGGAAGGTGTCGTCGGGAAATTCGTCGAGTTCTTCGGACCTTCTCTCCACACACTGCCGCTGGCCGACCGTGCCACCATCGCCAATATGTCACCAGAATACGGCGCCACTTGCGGCATCTTCCCCGTCGACAACGAAACACTCGCATACCTCCGCATGAGCGGACGCAGCGACGAACAGATTGCACTCGTCGAAGCATATTGCCGCGAGCAGGGAATGTTCCACGGCCCGAATCAGCCTGAAGCTTCGTACTCGAAGGTGCTTGAACTCGACCTCGCAACGGTCGAGCCCAGCGTTGCTGGACCGAAGCGTCCGCAGGACCGCGTTTCTCTCTCCAAGGTGGGAAGCTCATTCAAGCAAGCTCTGCCAACTTTGAAGAAGGGCGCCGGAAAGGCTGCCTCTGGAAACGGGAACGTGAAGGACGGCTCGGTTGTGATAGCCGCGATCACGAGCTGCACCAACACCTCGAATCCGGGCGTGATGCTCGCTGCCGGACTGCTCGCCAAGAAAGCAGTCGAGAAGGGACTCGAGACTCCAGCCTGGGTAAAGACCTCCCTTGCACCGGGCTCGAAAGTTGTGACTGAGTACTACCGCCAGTCGGGCTTGCTGCCGTACCTGGAGAAGCTGAAGTTCCACGTGGTCGGTTACGGATGCACCACCTGTATCGGGAACTCGGGTCCGCTCCCGGCTGAAATCTCGGAAGCCGTGGGTGAGCACGATCTCGTTGTCGCCAGTGTGCTCAGCGGCAATCGCAACTTCGAAGGCCGCATCAACTCCGACGTGCGCGCTAACTACCTGATGTCACCGCCGCTGGTTGTGGCCTTCGCTCTCGCCGGACGCATCGACTTTGACCCGGTGAACGAGCCACTCGGCAAGGGTAAAGACGGCAAACCCGTTTACTTGCGCGACATATGGCCGACGCAAAAGGAAGTGGACGATACGATTAACGGCGCGGTGCAAGCTTCGCAGTACAAGAAGACCTACAGCGAAGTCTTCGAAGGCGACCATCGCTGGCGTGGGCTCGACGTTCCCAAGGGCCAGACCTTCGCCTGGGACGACAAGTCCACCTACATCAAGCGTGCCCCTTATTTTGACGGCATGAAGATGGAGATCGGCAAGGTCTCTGACATCACCAATGCGCGCGTGCTGGCGAAGCTCGGCCACTCCATCACCACCGACCACATCTCACCTGCCGGATCGATCAAGCCTGATTCGCCGGCCGGGAAATACCTGATCGCACACGGTGTTCAGCCGAAGGACTTCAATTCCTACGGTTCTCGTCGCGGCAACCACGAAGTGATGGTGCGCGGTACGTTCGCGAATACCCGCATCCGCAACAAGATGGTTCCCAACCTCGAAGGCGGATACACCCGCCATCTGCCCAGCGGCGAAGAAATGACCATCTTCGATGCCGCGATGCGCTACATCGAACAGGGCGTGCCGACCATCATCCTGGCCGGCAAGGAATACGGCTCAGGCTCATCCCGCGACTGGGCTGCCAAGGGACCGTCGCTTCAGGGGGTGAAGGCCGTGATCGCGGAAAGCTTTGAACGCATTCACCGGTCCAACCTGGTCGGCATGGGAATCGTGCCGCTTCAGTTCGCGGAAGGTGAAGATGCGGACTCGCTTGGACTCACTGGTGAAGAGACCTTCGACATAGTCGGTCTGCCCGCGCTGCTCGACAACTATCGTGCCGCCAGCAAGGTGACGGTTCGCGCAAAGTCGAAAGACGGCTCGGCCAAGGAGTTCAAGGCCACGCTGCGCATCGACACACCTCAGGAAGTGCTCTATTACAAGCACGGCGGAATCCTGCAGTACGTGCTCCGTCAACTGTTGCAGGGTAAGACGAGCTCGGCGACGTCATAGCCGCTGTTCACTGATTCGGGGACCGCTCCGTCGTGAGCGGTCTTTTTCTTGCATACAGGGATTACACTTAATGCCAATGCGCAGGCTTGCCATCGTTGCAGCGCTGTCTCTCTTATCTTTAAAGGCGTTTGCACTTCCCGGGTGCGATGGCGTCATTCACGGCACTGTATTCAATCAGAACGGCTCGACTGCACCCAACTTCCGCGTAACCCTCTATCCGCTGAATGGCGCTATCGGCATTATGCTGCCGGAGCAGCGTACGAATGCGGCTGGTAAGTTCCGTTTCACGCAAGTCTGTCAGGGCAACTACACCGTGATTCCCACCGATCGGGACTCGGGGTACCCTTTCGAAGCTCACTGGTTGTACTTGTATTCCTACGAGTCGCTGCAGGTGGCGATTTCCGCAAATAAGAACCAGGCGGACTTTCCGCTCTACTTGCCCCCGAAGCCAAGCTTTGTGCAACTCGACGTCGTCGATGCACTGTCGAGGGAGCCCATCCAGAATTACACCGTCAAGATCAGGCGAGAGCGTGAGACGTCCGACACGATAGTTCCGAGGACTGGCCCCAACCCCAACCTGATAGCTATCCCTGAATACCAGAAGTTCTCGCTTTCAATTACAGCCGAGGGATACAACCGCTGGCGGGTGAAATCTGGAAAGGGACAACTGGCCAATCTCGCTCCCGGCGCGACGGTCAATATCCAGGTGCGGCTGACACGACTACCGTATCTTCCTAAACCGCCGAACCGCAGATAACATCCGTGAAAAAAGGGCCGCCCGAAGAGCGGCCCTTTCACATTGGAAGTAACTACTTCTCGCCTAGCAGGTATTTTTCCACAAACATTACCGTCGCATAGAACTGGAAGTCGGCATTGGCCTTCTTCGAGAAGCCATGCCCTTCGTTCTTGCCGACCAGGTACCAGACCGGTGTGCCCTGCGCCTTGAGTGCCGCCACGATCTGATCGGCTTCGCTCTTCGGCACGCGCGGATCATTCGCTCCCTGAATGACGAACATCGGCTTGGTGATGTTTTTCACGTGGTTCATCGGCGCGATGCTCGTCAGGTATTCGCGCATCTTCGGATCGCGTTCGTCGCCGTACTCAGCGCGCCGCAGGTCTCGACGGTACGCCTCCGTATGCTCCAGAAACGTGACCAGGTTCGACATTCCCACCACGTCTACCGAGCACGCGATCAGATCGTTGTAGCGCGTTGCGGTCGCCAAGGTCATGTGGCCGCCGTAGCTGCCGCCGGTGATCATGATCTTGTCTCCATCGAGGTTCGGCTGCTGCTTGATCCACTTCAACAGCTCTTCGATGTCTTTATACGACTCCTCGCGCTTGAACCCGTTGTCCATGGCAATGAACGTTTTGCCGTATCCTTCGGATCCGCGGATATTCGGATACAGGATGGCAACGCCCATCTCATTGATGAAGTAGTTGTTTCGGCCAAGATATGTAGGCCTCGACTGCCCTTCCGGCCCGCCGTGAATGTTCACGATCACCGGACGCTTGCCCGTGAACTTCGCCGGAGGCATATACAGCCAACCGGAAATCTCACGTCCGTCAAATGACTTCCACTTTACGAGTTGCGGCTCAACGAAGTTTGCCGCATTCAGGCCACCGGTCTCGCTGTTCGTCCACCGGTCCATCTTCCCAGTGGCGACATCGATGGAATAAACGTCCAGCGGCGTGTGTGCCGAGTTCACCGTAAACGCCAGGTCGCGATTGTTCTCGTGCCAGCGCAGGCTTCCGAGCACTCCCACCGGCACCTTGGGCAACTTCAATTCCTTGCCGGAAGCCAGGTCCAGCACATGCAATGCGCCCAACCCGTTCTCATTGACGATGAACGCCAACAGCTTCCGGTTCTTGGTGAGTTCCGCACTCTCCACGTCCCACGGATAGTTCGTCAGATATTTCGGCTGCTTTGTGGCCAGATCGATATACGCAATGCGTTTGAACTCGTTGTCCTTATCGCTGGCGGCGTAAATGCCTTTCCCATCGGCGCTGAATCCGATCGGATCGTAAGAAACCTTCTCACCGCCTTTCGGAGTGAAAAGCGTTTTCTTCCCCGTCGCCACATCCACGAGCCAGATGTAGCTTTCGTTCACCGACACGTATTCCGACACCAGCAGCGTCTTGTCATCCGGCGACCAATCGGCGATCCCCCACCCGCCGCCCTGATTTTCCACCACCAGCTTATCGCTGGCTTTATCGCCCGGATTCATAGTGTAGAAATCGAGGTCTGCGCGATTGCGCCGCGTTGAGGAGTACGCAATGCGGTCGCCGGCGTTCGACCAGTTCCCGCCGATGTTCCTCGACTTGCCATCCGTCAACATCGTTACATCGCCCGTTCCCACGTCATACCGGAAGATCTGGTACCACTCGCCGCCGCCGATGTCCTTGCTAAACAGGAAGTAGTCACCAACCTTTGGGTGATACGATGCGCCGCCAACCCGGTCCGGATAAAACGTCAACTGCGTGCGCGCTCCGCCGGGCATCGCCACACGATGCACTTGCACGGTATCGGCGAACCGCGTGCCGATCAGCATTTCGCGCTTGGTCGGATGCCATGCAAACGCCGTGGCGGTGCGGAACTCCGTGTACCTGTTCGCTTGCTCGGCAATCGACTGCGGGACTGCGGGCACGCCATCGGAAATCAGGTTCTCATTCGGCGCGATCGTTGCCGTCGATGGCTGTTGCGCGAACGAGAGCGAACCAAGAAGGAACAGTGCAACAAGAAGCCGCGAAGCTTTTTTCATTGGAAGGAACCTCTTTCTCGAGAAGACGTGAGATGACGGAAAGAACTTACCGAAGGAGGGCTACTCAGGGCAAGTGCAGCCGACCATGCCGTCCTACGTTCCTGCCTTGTATCCCTGCACCTTTTAGCGGCGTTTCAAGCTGACGGTCATC
The sequence above is a segment of the Terriglobales bacterium genome. Coding sequences within it:
- the lptD gene encoding LPS assembly protein LptD yields the protein MRDTKERGSAQRQRSPQIGQDIANWKNAESSVSHRAEPGTQFPIVRRTWYLALFGTHYALMTVRNRIFITAMLLCHLLVWPCLVTSQLRPAQPLPSEEVTIEADQQEKIGEIYNLRGHVHITFREFEIRADEITYNSTTGDITASGNLDFNGGPNDLHIKGTRATYNAQKETGKFYDVVGTTGARVRGRHVLLTSSNPFAFSGKVVEKAGRNRIIVHGGTVTSCTLENPKWTFNAEKIDVVIGENAKLYHSTFRLAKIPIFYFPFASLPVERLGRQSGFLIPSIGQSSRKGFILGESFYWAINRSMDATVGAEYWSRRGWAQHGEFRARPTELSNVNVRYFGVLDRGFGDSRQNQGGQDIVMTSEAALKFGFRGVADLNYLSSYVFRQAFSETFTEAVNSEVKSTAFVSKAYKGYYFNALGSRYQNFQSTNRGDLITILRIPSIDLASVDQKLGRSPVYISYDVALQGVSRREPTFVTNNIVGRMDLFPRGAIPFHIGGWNFRPELALRNTFYTQRKLPDSGVGTPADEAINRRAFETSLEIRPPVLSRVFDRQILDHKIKHTIEPEFVYRYVNGVDNFSRIIRFDARDILSDTNEIGFGVTNRIFAKSNRVKVECAPLSETSRFEQRGWTGTEEEPKDCGAGVREVFTWELFQEYFFDTKFGNALVPGQRNAFTTTAELTGIAFLTEPRRFSPLVSRMRIRTARNTDIEWQFDYDSPKGRINASTALVNHRIGDFFVAGSHAYLRAPGEVNVSTPTSAPIEFNQFRWMVGYGSPNKRGISAAANIGFDVTSKFLQYSAVQTTYNWDCCGFSVEYRRLALGSVRNENQFRFALSLANLGTFGTLRRQERLF
- a CDS encoding RDD family protein, giving the protein MSRTTTLDDFEPYEDTEDQFASSVAGHHETEDDDAEQEIVASTLESARARYRYIPVENLPNDLPSSTSSAENEAWKNEVASCLQSYKAKRRKSLGDESLSFNFESTAGNHVFLRPEHEPEPEPEPTPAPVYQEPEPPAPFYAHNVATAPAYEPPTEPMEESTPYAQGNFFEPEMPAPKQAPETAKLIVFPRPPAMREVSRDELAEPVFDRPRILDAPEAVETVAVPLADITLRPEAPDDPCVPYIEPLLELPYRVAPTVQRVSAEAVDTLLVLVASGLFAIILGQMNAQVLMQDKKTMLGLLVVIPAAFWAIYKYVFFVFAGATPGMQMTRMHLVAFDGNFPSKNARRNRALSMLVSIFPFGLGLLWSFVDQERLCWHDRISRTYMTSH
- a CDS encoding DUF3309 family protein — its product is MLLILLIVLILVIAAAPAWPYSRGWGYYPSGGLGLILIILLILLLMRGV
- a CDS encoding ABC transporter permease; translated protein: MWLQIIVREALRALLRNKMRSTLTVLGITIGIGAVICVVAIGQAGSEQVQKQLDNLGDNFVWIEAGSRAPNGIRTGSHGTKTLTAEDARAIQKQIRLIKAVSPQVDATTQIVYGNRNWATRYRGVSPEYFQIKRWEVAQGVPFTQSDVDHAATVCVLGNTINEQLFPGENPIGKTVRLGNMPCRVVGVLLAKGQSGGGQDQDDTLLLPYTTAQKRLKGISWVDDIMCSAVSQEAINPAIDQITGLLRERHRIHPGEDDDFNVRRPDEVIQTRLQASETFSLLLVAIASVALLVGGIGIMNVMLVSVTERTREIGVRMSVGATETDVQLQFLGEAVMLSLFGGLIGVLAGVVGSFVIGNTLEWPMSISPQAVAVAALFATFVGVFFGFYPALKASRLDPITALRFE
- the acnA gene encoding aconitate hydratase AcnA, which translates into the protein MNNSFGSRSTLRVGSKEYEIFRLDALDKAGHKTTQLPYTHRILLENLLRNEDGRNVKRDDILALANWDPKAVPDKEIQFSPSRVLMQDFTGVPAVVDLAAMRDAVRALGGNPSLINPIQPAELVIDHSVQVDEFGSSKAFDLNAELEFLRNKERYAFLRWGQTAFQNFAIVPPDTGIVHQVNLEYLARVVFVNPKGQAYPDTLVGTDSHTTMINGLGVLGWGVGGIEAEAAMLNQPVSMLIPQVVGVRLSGKLREGSTATDLVLTVTEMLRKEGVVGKFVEFFGPSLHTLPLADRATIANMSPEYGATCGIFPVDNETLAYLRMSGRSDEQIALVEAYCREQGMFHGPNQPEASYSKVLELDLATVEPSVAGPKRPQDRVSLSKVGSSFKQALPTLKKGAGKAASGNGNVKDGSVVIAAITSCTNTSNPGVMLAAGLLAKKAVEKGLETPAWVKTSLAPGSKVVTEYYRQSGLLPYLEKLKFHVVGYGCTTCIGNSGPLPAEISEAVGEHDLVVASVLSGNRNFEGRINSDVRANYLMSPPLVVAFALAGRIDFDPVNEPLGKGKDGKPVYLRDIWPTQKEVDDTINGAVQASQYKKTYSEVFEGDHRWRGLDVPKGQTFAWDDKSTYIKRAPYFDGMKMEIGKVSDITNARVLAKLGHSITTDHISPAGSIKPDSPAGKYLIAHGVQPKDFNSYGSRRGNHEVMVRGTFANTRIRNKMVPNLEGGYTRHLPSGEEMTIFDAAMRYIEQGVPTIILAGKEYGSGSSRDWAAKGPSLQGVKAVIAESFERIHRSNLVGMGIVPLQFAEGEDADSLGLTGEETFDIVGLPALLDNYRAASKVTVRAKSKDGSAKEFKATLRIDTPQEVLYYKHGGILQYVLRQLLQGKTSSATS
- a CDS encoding carboxypeptidase-like regulatory domain-containing protein; translated protein: MPMRRLAIVAALSLLSLKAFALPGCDGVIHGTVFNQNGSTAPNFRVTLYPLNGAIGIMLPEQRTNAAGKFRFTQVCQGNYTVIPTDRDSGYPFEAHWLYLYSYESLQVAISANKNQADFPLYLPPKPSFVQLDVVDALSREPIQNYTVKIRRERETSDTIVPRTGPNPNLIAIPEYQKFSLSITAEGYNRWRVKSGKGQLANLAPGATVNIQVRLTRLPYLPKPPNRR
- a CDS encoding S9 family peptidase; protein product: MKKASRLLVALFLLGSLSFAQQPSTATIAPNENLISDGVPAVPQSIAEQANRYTEFRTATAFAWHPTKREMLIGTRFADTVQVHRVAMPGGARTQLTFYPDRVGGASYHPKVGDYFLFSKDIGGGEWYQIFRYDVGTGDVTMLTDGKSRNIGGNWSNAGDRIAYSSTRRNRADLDFYTMNPGDKASDKLVVENQGGGWGIADWSPDDKTLLVSEYVSVNESYIWLVDVATGKKTLFTPKGGEKVSYDPIGFSADGKGIYAASDKDNEFKRIAYIDLATKQPKYLTNYPWDVESAELTKNRKLLAFIVNENGLGALHVLDLASGKELKLPKVPVGVLGSLRWHENNRDLAFTVNSAHTPLDVYSIDVATGKMDRWTNSETGGLNAANFVEPQLVKWKSFDGREISGWLYMPPAKFTGKRPVIVNIHGGPEGQSRPTYLGRNNYFINEMGVAILYPNIRGSEGYGKTFIAMDNGFKREESYKDIEELLKWIKQQPNLDGDKIMITGGSYGGHMTLATATRYNDLIACSVDVVGMSNLVTFLEHTEAYRRDLRRAEYGDERDPKMREYLTSIAPMNHVKNITKPMFVIQGANDPRVPKSEADQIVAALKAQGTPVWYLVGKNEGHGFSKKANADFQFYATVMFVEKYLLGEK